In one Polynucleobacter sp. JS-JIR-5-A7 genomic region, the following are encoded:
- the ruvC gene encoding crossover junction endodeoxyribonuclease RuvC codes for MRWIGIDPGLRTTGFGVIDVDGQKLTYIASGTIESGDPAKGLPERLGALYAGLKEVLETYRPESAAIEEVFLNVNPRSTLMLGQARGAVIAALVAEKLPVAEYSALRVKQAIVGTGRAAKPQVQEMVKRLLRLNRAPGTDASDALGVAICAAHHAQIPKAITAALTSKKRSK; via the coding sequence ATGCGTTGGATTGGAATCGACCCGGGTTTGCGTACTACTGGCTTTGGTGTCATCGATGTTGACGGCCAAAAACTGACCTATATAGCCTCTGGAACGATTGAAAGTGGTGATCCTGCCAAGGGCTTGCCTGAGCGCTTAGGCGCCCTCTATGCTGGCCTTAAAGAAGTTCTAGAAACCTATCGCCCAGAGTCTGCTGCAATTGAAGAAGTCTTTTTAAACGTTAATCCACGTTCAACTTTGATGTTAGGTCAAGCGAGAGGTGCTGTTATTGCCGCACTCGTTGCAGAAAAGCTCCCCGTTGCCGAATACAGTGCCCTTCGCGTTAAGCAAGCCATTGTTGGAACAGGTCGCGCAGCCAAGCCTCAAGTACAAGAGATGGTGAAACGTCTCCTCAGATTAAATCGTGCACCAGGGACTGATGCTTCTGATGCATTGGGCGTCGCCATCTGCGCGGCCCATCACGCTCAAATACCAAAAGCTATTACTGCGGCATTAACTTCCAAGAAACGCAGTAAGTAA
- a CDS encoding FAD-dependent monooxygenase produces the protein MSPKDCDILIHGGGPVGLACAAWILQKFPEAKLTLLDRNPADDAELVAADSRGIALSHGSKLLLDTIHAWPSDCADIHRVHVSQAGRFGRALMTREELRQDALGHIIRYRDIHITLRQALRNIQVKSPNFIWQHIDSNVEHDYINAQCVVHAEGGLFKKQDWVESGRDYGQSALVGLVEVENAIPYQAWERFTAEGPLAVLPSHYGPNILNLVWCGSPESSHQRLQFSDAEFLTSLQNEFGSRIGRFLKIQDRRLYELGLNYRKQITKDHEVWIGNAAQALHPVAGQGLNLGLRDAYLLAEKLAGLFSSALDQQTAVQIQNTLESYAQSRKADRTTTIGLTDLMARVFTSNLAPVVVARGLALSALQWLPPVKTALARQMMFGRR, from the coding sequence ATGAGTCCCAAAGACTGCGACATCTTGATTCATGGGGGCGGGCCTGTTGGGCTTGCCTGCGCTGCATGGATTTTACAAAAGTTTCCCGAAGCAAAACTGACGCTACTAGACCGTAATCCTGCCGATGACGCAGAGCTTGTAGCTGCTGATAGTAGGGGTATTGCCCTTTCACATGGTAGCAAGCTCCTACTAGATACGATCCATGCATGGCCATCAGATTGTGCTGATATCCATCGTGTACATGTCTCGCAAGCAGGTCGCTTTGGTCGCGCACTCATGACACGCGAAGAGCTTCGTCAGGATGCACTTGGTCACATTATTCGTTATCGTGATATTCACATTACGCTTCGCCAAGCCTTAAGAAATATTCAGGTAAAGAGCCCGAATTTTATTTGGCAACATATTGATAGCAATGTTGAGCATGACTATATCAATGCTCAGTGCGTAGTCCACGCCGAAGGCGGACTCTTTAAAAAACAAGATTGGGTGGAATCTGGTCGAGACTATGGGCAATCAGCCTTAGTAGGATTAGTTGAAGTAGAAAATGCCATACCTTATCAAGCCTGGGAGCGCTTTACTGCCGAAGGACCGCTGGCAGTATTACCGAGTCACTACGGGCCCAACATTCTTAATCTCGTTTGGTGTGGCTCACCAGAATCCTCACATCAACGTTTGCAATTTAGTGATGCTGAATTTTTAACATCCTTACAAAATGAATTTGGCTCACGCATTGGCCGTTTTCTCAAAATTCAAGATCGTCGTTTATATGAACTTGGCCTGAACTATCGCAAACAAATTACTAAAGACCATGAAGTATGGATTGGCAATGCAGCTCAAGCTTTGCATCCTGTTGCAGGTCAAGGCTTGAACTTAGGTTTACGAGATGCTTACTTATTAGCGGAAAAATTGGCGGGGCTATTTTCCAGCGCGCTTGATCAGCAAACAGCAGTGCAGATTCAAAATACTTTGGAAAGTTATGCACAAAGTCGTAAAGCCGATAGAACCACAACGATTGGTTTGACAGACTTGATGGCAAGAGTATTCACCTCAAATCTCGCCCCCGTAGTTGTCGCTCGAGGATTGGCATTATCAGCCCTTCAGTGGCTTCCACCAGTCAAAACAGCCTTGGCTCGCCAGATGATGTTTGGCAGGCGCTAA
- a CDS encoding helix-turn-helix domain-containing protein, whose protein sequence is MTNKHPITECIETQLQVYLNDLKGTPPNGIYQMVLAVVEKPMLELVMQHAKQNQSLAAQYLGINRNTLHKKLVEHQLIK, encoded by the coding sequence ATGACCAATAAACACCCGATCACCGAATGCATTGAAACACAATTACAGGTTTACTTAAATGACCTCAAGGGTACGCCACCAAACGGCATCTATCAAATGGTATTGGCTGTGGTAGAAAAACCAATGCTTGAACTCGTTATGCAACATGCCAAACAAAATCAATCTTTAGCTGCTCAGTACCTTGGCATCAACCGCAATACCCTGCATAAGAAATTAGTTGAACATCAGCTCATTAAATAA
- the dusB gene encoding tRNA dihydrouridine synthase DusB, which yields MKIGPHTLANRLFVAPMAGVTDRPFRQLCKQLGAGYAVSEMVASNALLWKSEKTQRRANHIGEFKPIAVQIAGADPAMMAAAAKMNVDHGAQIIDINMGCPAKKVCNVAAGSALLRDEPLVQQILEAVVNAVGVGPDAVPVTLKIRTGWDREHKNAIEIARLAENSGISMLTVHGRTRADLYLGEAEYETITAVKNSVDIPVVANGDINSPEKAVFVLESTGADAIMIGRAAQGRPWIFREINHYLETGGKLPTPEIKEIQKIMNAHLLDHYEFYGEHIGLRTARKHIGWYCKGLRDSHAFRQRMNTADDCKTQLQMVNDYFDEMKSHSDRLLFLEAA from the coding sequence ATGAAGATTGGCCCTCATACCCTCGCAAATAGACTCTTTGTCGCGCCCATGGCAGGAGTAACAGATCGTCCATTCAGACAGCTTTGCAAGCAATTAGGTGCTGGGTATGCCGTCTCAGAAATGGTGGCTTCTAATGCCCTTTTGTGGAAAAGCGAAAAAACCCAACGTCGTGCCAATCACATTGGCGAATTCAAACCGATTGCAGTCCAAATTGCTGGTGCAGATCCCGCAATGATGGCTGCAGCAGCAAAAATGAATGTAGACCATGGTGCGCAAATTATCGACATCAATATGGGCTGCCCAGCAAAGAAAGTTTGTAACGTTGCTGCAGGCTCGGCACTACTCCGTGATGAACCACTTGTACAACAAATATTAGAAGCGGTTGTTAATGCAGTCGGCGTTGGCCCAGATGCAGTACCAGTGACTTTAAAAATTCGGACTGGCTGGGATCGTGAGCATAAAAATGCAATCGAGATTGCACGCCTTGCTGAAAATTCTGGCATCTCCATGCTTACCGTTCATGGCCGTACGCGTGCCGACCTTTATCTAGGTGAAGCAGAATATGAAACAATCACCGCCGTTAAAAACAGTGTGGATATTCCTGTGGTTGCGAATGGCGATATCAATAGCCCAGAAAAAGCTGTATTTGTTTTAGAAAGCACTGGTGCCGATGCCATCATGATTGGTCGTGCCGCACAAGGGCGCCCCTGGATCTTTCGTGAAATCAATCATTACTTAGAGACTGGTGGCAAGCTACCCACTCCAGAGATTAAAGAAATTCAGAAAATCATGAATGCCCATCTTTTAGATCACTATGAGTTCTACGGTGAACACATTGGCCTGCGCACAGCCCGCAAGCATATCGGCTGGTATTGCAAAGGTTTGCGAGACTCACATGCTTTTCGTCAGCGCATGAATACTGCAGATGATTGCAAAACCCAATTACAAATGGTCAATGATTATTTTGATGAAATGAAATCTCATTCTGACCGCCTACTCTTTTTAGAAGCAGCCTAA
- the tyrS gene encoding tyrosine--tRNA ligase has protein sequence MTAKPEQKYPLTPEVFTALEVTKRGCDELLVEADWIQKLARSQATKTPLRIKLGLDPTAPDIHLGHTVVLNKLRQLQDLGHTVIFLIGDFTSMIGDPSGRNATRPPLTAEEIAVNAETYYRQASMVLDPAKTEVRYNSEWCDPLGARGMIQLAAKHTVARMLERDDFTKRYRNGVPISIHEFLYPLMQGYDSVALKSDLELGGTDQKFNLLVGRELQREYGQEPQCILTMPLLVGLDGVEKMSKSKGNYIGISEPAGDMFGKLLSISDDLMWDYFTLLSFRPMSEIDLMKQEVAAGRNPKDCKVLLAQEIVARFHSQAAAEKALEDFNHRAKGGVPDDIPEVNLSGAPMGIASLLKAAGLAPSTSEAMRNVEQSGVKIDGATVTDKQAKIEAGTYVVQVGKRKFAKVTLS, from the coding sequence ATGACGGCTAAACCTGAACAAAAATATCCTTTGACCCCCGAAGTCTTTACTGCACTCGAAGTCACCAAACGTGGCTGTGATGAGCTATTAGTTGAGGCTGACTGGATACAAAAGCTGGCTCGTAGCCAGGCCACTAAGACCCCACTCAGAATCAAACTGGGTTTGGATCCAACTGCTCCTGATATTCATTTAGGTCATACGGTTGTTCTGAATAAATTACGTCAGTTGCAAGATTTGGGTCATACCGTGATTTTCTTGATCGGTGACTTCACCAGCATGATCGGCGATCCATCGGGCCGCAATGCTACTCGTCCACCATTAACTGCAGAAGAGATTGCTGTTAATGCCGAGACTTATTATCGTCAAGCAAGCATGGTGCTCGATCCGGCTAAAACAGAAGTGCGCTATAACAGCGAATGGTGTGATCCTTTAGGCGCACGCGGCATGATTCAGTTGGCTGCGAAACATACCGTTGCTCGTATGCTAGAGCGCGATGACTTTACGAAACGCTATCGCAATGGTGTACCGATTTCTATTCATGAGTTCTTATATCCTTTGATGCAGGGCTATGACTCGGTTGCTCTAAAGAGTGATTTAGAGCTTGGTGGTACTGATCAAAAATTTAATCTCTTGGTTGGTCGTGAACTCCAGCGTGAGTATGGCCAAGAGCCTCAATGTATTTTGACTATGCCGCTCTTGGTTGGTTTGGATGGCGTTGAGAAGATGAGTAAGTCCAAAGGGAATTACATCGGTATTAGTGAGCCCGCTGGAGATATGTTTGGCAAGCTCTTAAGCATCTCAGATGATTTGATGTGGGATTACTTCACATTGCTGTCATTCCGCCCAATGTCAGAAATTGATTTGATGAAGCAAGAAGTTGCTGCTGGACGAAACCCAAAAGACTGCAAAGTATTGCTTGCGCAAGAAATCGTTGCGCGTTTTCATTCTCAGGCTGCGGCAGAAAAAGCCTTAGAAGACTTTAATCACCGTGCTAAAGGCGGTGTCCCTGATGACATCCCAGAAGTAAATCTCTCTGGAGCCCCCATGGGAATTGCCAGCCTCCTCAAGGCTGCCGGCTTAGCACCATCTACATCAGAAGCGATGCGTAATGTTGAGCAAAGTGGTGTAAAGATTGATGGTGCTACCGTAACAGATAAACAAGCCAAAATTGAGGCTGGAACCTATGTTGTGCAGGTTGGTAAGCGTAAGTTTGCTAAGGTAACGCTGAGTTAA
- the ruvA gene encoding Holliday junction branch migration protein RuvA, translated as MIGRIQGILVSIHPPRLLVDCQGIGYEVDVPMSTLYQLPQAGQKITLLTHFQVREDAQQLFGFATETEREAFRQLIKISGVGSRTALAVLSGMSVNELAQAIALQEAGRLTQVPGIGKKTAERLCLELKGKLAPDLGITTGKPQVLDANSEVLQALLALGYSEKEALLALKQIPPDTSVSDGIRMGLKYLSKT; from the coding sequence ATGATTGGTCGTATTCAAGGAATCCTCGTTTCAATTCATCCACCTCGCCTCTTGGTCGATTGCCAAGGCATTGGTTATGAAGTGGATGTGCCCATGAGTACCTTGTATCAATTACCCCAAGCAGGTCAAAAAATCACCCTTCTCACTCACTTCCAAGTGCGTGAGGATGCGCAGCAACTCTTTGGTTTTGCTACGGAGACAGAGCGCGAAGCATTTCGACAGCTCATTAAGATCAGCGGTGTTGGCTCTAGAACTGCATTAGCGGTTCTCTCTGGCATGAGTGTGAACGAGTTGGCTCAAGCAATCGCTCTTCAAGAAGCTGGACGTCTGACCCAAGTTCCCGGGATTGGTAAAAAGACTGCTGAGCGTCTTTGCCTAGAACTGAAAGGTAAGCTTGCCCCAGACTTAGGAATTACTACCGGCAAACCTCAAGTATTAGATGCCAATAGTGAAGTGCTACAAGCACTGCTTGCTTTAGGCTATTCAGAAAAAGAAGCGCTCTTAGCCCTCAAGCAAATCCCGCCAGACACTTCAGTTTCCGATGGCATTCGGATGGGCTTAAAGTATTTATCTAAGACCTGA
- a CDS encoding aminopeptidase P N-terminal domain-containing protein — MNKTDIYQLRRNALAKHIFTKTGGGIAVIATAPELARNRDSDFPYRHDSDFYYLTGFEEPGATLVMKVASSGKSYQLESHLFCRPKDLEREIWDGIRLGPEAAPEILGIEFAHSNQELDQKLGELLADHDAVYVRLAESAEADRRIRHWMKQVRGQARSGINPPSEFHDIETLIHEMRLFKDVHEIEIMRRAAAISARAHIRAMQACKPGMREYQLEAELIHEFRNSGSQSVAYNSIVAGGANACILHYRASSTELLSGELCLIDAGCELDGYASDITRTFPVNGKFTGPQRALYDITLAAQEAAIAVTKPGNTFMQPHEAALKVLTQGLLDEKLLKLTELGSLENAIETAAYRRFYMHRTSHWLGMDVHDVGSYRESMPSSQEEKPWRILKSGMVITIEPGLYVRPADDIDQAFWNIGIRIEDDAVITESGCELISRGAPVKADEIEALMKNN, encoded by the coding sequence ATGAATAAAACCGATATTTATCAGCTTCGCAGAAATGCTTTAGCAAAACATATTTTTACTAAAACCGGTGGTGGCATTGCTGTCATTGCAACTGCGCCAGAGCTCGCACGTAATCGCGATAGCGACTTTCCTTATCGTCATGACAGTGATTTTTACTATCTCACAGGATTTGAAGAGCCCGGCGCAACCTTAGTAATGAAAGTTGCTAGCAGTGGAAAAAGTTATCAACTCGAGTCACATTTATTTTGTAGGCCCAAAGATCTCGAACGAGAAATTTGGGATGGCATTCGTTTAGGACCAGAAGCTGCGCCAGAAATACTGGGCATCGAGTTTGCGCATAGTAACCAAGAGCTTGATCAAAAGCTTGGTGAGTTATTAGCAGATCATGATGCTGTTTATGTGCGATTAGCCGAAAGTGCGGAGGCAGATCGACGTATACGCCACTGGATGAAACAAGTAAGAGGGCAAGCTCGCAGTGGCATCAACCCACCATCAGAATTTCATGATATTGAGACACTGATTCATGAAATGCGCTTATTTAAAGATGTTCATGAAATCGAGATCATGCGGCGTGCTGCTGCGATCTCTGCAAGAGCACATATCCGTGCGATGCAAGCCTGTAAACCAGGGATGCGGGAGTATCAACTCGAAGCTGAATTAATTCATGAATTCCGCAACAGTGGCTCACAAAGTGTTGCCTACAACAGTATTGTTGCTGGTGGCGCCAACGCTTGCATCCTTCACTATCGCGCGAGCTCTACTGAATTACTAAGCGGTGAACTTTGTCTCATTGATGCTGGTTGCGAGTTAGATGGCTATGCATCGGATATCACGCGCACATTTCCAGTCAATGGAAAATTTACCGGCCCACAACGTGCGCTCTATGACATTACCCTTGCGGCACAAGAAGCAGCCATTGCAGTAACAAAACCGGGGAATACTTTCATGCAACCCCATGAAGCAGCACTCAAAGTGCTTACCCAAGGCTTACTCGATGAAAAACTTCTCAAACTTACAGAATTAGGTTCTTTGGAAAACGCCATTGAAACTGCCGCCTACCGCCGCTTCTATATGCATCGCACTTCCCATTGGCTGGGTATGGATGTTCATGACGTAGGTTCTTATCGCGAGTCAATGCCTAGCTCGCAAGAAGAAAAACCTTGGCGCATTCTAAAAAGTGGCATGGTCATCACCATCGAACCTGGCTTATATGTCAGACCTGCGGACGATATCGATCAAGCGTTTTGGAATATTGGCATCCGCATTGAAGATGATGCTGTCATCACTGAATCAGGTTGTGAATTGATTTCTCGTGGCGCACCAGTTAAAGCTGATGAAATCGAAGCGCTCATGAAAAATAACTAA
- the purH gene encoding bifunctional phosphoribosylaminoimidazolecarboxamide formyltransferase/IMP cyclohydrolase, whose amino-acid sequence MIRTALLSVSDKNGIVSFAKALHEQGIKLISTGGTAKLLAENNLPVVEVSSLTQFPEMLDGRVKTLHPMVHGGLLARRDFPEHMAALKKHGIDTIDMLVINLYPFNETVAKESCNFEDAVENIDIGGPAMLRAAAKNHQDVTVLISPEDYAPVLAEMKANNNTVSYKTNLALAKKVFAHTAQYDGAIANYLSALGDDLDHKARSAYPKTLHLAFEKVQEMRYGENPHQSAAFYKDIYPVAGALASYQQLQGKELSYNNIADADSAWECVKSFSGNADGAAACVIIKHANPCGVAVGATALEAYQKAFKTDPSSAFGGIIAFNVLCDGAAAEAISKQFVEVLIAPSFSDEAKAIFAVKQNVRLLEIPLGTAFNHFDFKRVGGGLLVQSPDAKNVLQSEMRVVSQRQPTPSEMNDMMFAWRVAKFVKSNAIVYCANGMTLGIGAGQMSRVDSARMASIKAENAGLSLKGSAVASDAFFPFRDGLDVVVNGGASCAIQPGGSMRDDEIISAANEHGIAMIFTGTRHFRH is encoded by the coding sequence ATGATCCGTACAGCGCTTCTCTCCGTATCCGATAAAAATGGCATTGTGTCTTTCGCTAAAGCTCTTCATGAGCAAGGAATCAAACTCATTTCTACCGGCGGTACAGCAAAGCTATTAGCCGAAAATAATCTGCCCGTAGTCGAAGTATCTTCTTTAACTCAATTTCCTGAAATGCTAGATGGCCGTGTAAAAACACTCCACCCAATGGTGCATGGTGGCTTATTGGCTCGCAGAGACTTTCCTGAGCACATGGCGGCCCTGAAGAAGCATGGCATCGACACAATCGATATGCTCGTAATCAATCTCTACCCCTTCAATGAGACAGTGGCAAAGGAAAGCTGCAACTTCGAGGATGCAGTTGAGAACATCGACATTGGTGGCCCTGCGATGTTACGTGCAGCAGCAAAAAATCATCAAGATGTCACCGTCTTAATTTCACCAGAAGATTACGCGCCAGTTTTGGCCGAAATGAAAGCTAACAACAATACAGTTTCATATAAGACAAACTTAGCATTGGCTAAAAAAGTATTTGCACATACTGCTCAATACGATGGTGCCATTGCCAATTATCTGTCCGCATTGGGCGATGACCTAGATCACAAAGCCCGCTCTGCTTATCCAAAAACGTTGCACCTGGCTTTTGAAAAAGTACAAGAGATGCGTTATGGCGAAAACCCACATCAATCTGCTGCGTTCTACAAAGATATTTACCCAGTAGCTGGCGCTCTTGCAAGCTATCAGCAGTTGCAAGGCAAAGAGCTTTCTTACAACAATATCGCTGATGCTGACTCTGCTTGGGAGTGTGTCAAAAGCTTTTCTGGTAATGCTGACGGCGCAGCAGCCTGCGTCATCATTAAGCATGCCAATCCCTGTGGCGTAGCTGTTGGCGCAACAGCACTAGAGGCCTATCAAAAAGCTTTTAAAACAGATCCGAGTTCAGCTTTTGGTGGAATTATTGCCTTTAACGTGCTCTGCGACGGCGCTGCTGCTGAGGCTATTTCCAAGCAATTTGTCGAAGTATTAATTGCTCCAAGCTTTAGCGATGAAGCGAAAGCCATTTTTGCAGTCAAGCAAAATGTACGTCTTCTGGAAATTCCACTCGGCACTGCATTTAATCATTTTGATTTCAAGCGTGTTGGCGGTGGTTTACTAGTTCAATCGCCAGATGCAAAGAATGTTCTTCAAAGTGAGATGCGCGTTGTTAGCCAAAGACAGCCAACCCCAAGCGAAATGAATGACATGATGTTTGCATGGCGAGTAGCCAAGTTCGTCAAATCCAATGCCATTGTGTATTGCGCTAATGGCATGACCCTCGGCATTGGCGCAGGCCAAATGAGCCGGGTTGACTCTGCACGTATGGCTAGCATTAAAGCTGAAAACGCAGGCTTAAGCCTAAAAGGCTCAGCAGTCGCCAGTGACGCCTTCTTTCCATTTCGCGATGGTCTGGATGTGGTTGTTAATGGCGGCGCGAGCTGTGCGATTCAACCAGGAGGCAGTATGCGTGATGATGAAATCATTTCTGCAGCAAATGAACATGGCATTGCCATGATCTTTACTGGCACTCGTCACTTCCGTCATTAA
- the ruvB gene encoding Holliday junction branch migration DNA helicase RuvB, which yields MAIHTDDLSSIPEDLPENNDRIVSGAAGNSEAVFERALRPKQLDEYVGQTKARAQLEIFISATRARQEALDHVLLFGPPGLGKTTLAHIIARELGVNLRQTSGPVLDRPGDLAALLTNLETNDVLFIDEIHRLSPVVEEILYPALEDYSLDIMIGEGPAARSVKIDLKPFTLIGATTRAGMLTNPLRDRFGIVARLEFYTTEELTKIINRSANLLKASIDPEGSIEIAKRARGTPRIANRLLRRVRDYAEVKGTGTITKAMADAALKMLDVDPSGFDVMDRKLLEAILHKFDGGPVGIDNLAAAIGEERDTIEDVLEPYLIQQGYLQRTSRGRVATRQAYEHFGLTPPSGSASLDL from the coding sequence ATGGCAATTCATACAGACGACCTCAGCTCTATCCCTGAAGATTTACCGGAAAATAATGACCGCATTGTTAGTGGCGCGGCAGGTAATTCTGAAGCCGTGTTTGAAAGAGCTTTACGCCCAAAACAACTCGACGAGTATGTTGGCCAAACGAAAGCGCGTGCCCAATTAGAAATCTTCATTAGCGCCACTAGGGCACGTCAAGAAGCGCTTGATCATGTTTTGCTATTTGGTCCTCCAGGTCTTGGTAAAACTACGCTTGCACACATCATTGCGCGAGAGTTGGGCGTCAACTTGCGCCAAACCAGCGGTCCTGTTCTAGATAGGCCTGGCGACCTCGCTGCATTGTTAACGAATTTAGAAACCAATGATGTGCTCTTCATTGATGAAATTCACCGTCTCTCTCCAGTAGTTGAGGAGATCCTGTATCCAGCGCTCGAAGACTATAGCCTTGACATCATGATTGGCGAAGGGCCTGCAGCGCGTAGCGTCAAGATCGACCTCAAACCATTTACCTTAATTGGCGCAACGACTCGCGCAGGTATGCTTACCAACCCATTGCGTGATCGCTTTGGAATTGTGGCAAGACTCGAGTTCTACACCACTGAAGAGCTCACCAAAATCATCAATCGCTCGGCAAATTTGCTTAAGGCAAGTATTGATCCAGAGGGATCTATAGAGATTGCAAAACGTGCTCGTGGCACTCCGCGTATTGCCAATCGCTTACTGCGTCGTGTACGTGACTATGCAGAAGTAAAAGGCACTGGCACGATTACCAAAGCCATGGCTGATGCCGCACTGAAGATGTTGGATGTTGATCCAAGTGGTTTTGATGTGATGGATAGAAAATTGCTTGAAGCTATCTTGCACAAGTTTGATGGAGGTCCAGTCGGGATTGATAACCTAGCTGCAGCGATTGGCGAGGAACGTGACACGATAGAGGATGTCTTAGAGCCTTACCTCATTCAGCAAGGCTATCTACAGAGAACGTCTCGTGGTCGTGTAGCAACACGGCAAGCTTATGAGCACTTTGGTTTAACCCCACCTAGTGGCAGTGCTAGCCTAGACCTCTAA
- the murU gene encoding N-acetylmuramate alpha-1-phosphate uridylyltransferase MurU has translation MSKSNLLPCFLLAAGRGERMRPLTDNLPKPLLTIKNKSLLAWHLEALANAGIEKVVINHAWLGEKIEVSLGDGHQFGLNIQYSPEGTALETAGGIVKALPILQAEDYFLVINGDVFSPNLPVSKILGIASKLRNGSNKILAHLLLVPNPSHHPDGDFYLKEAQVNPQDPGGAEKLTFSGIGIYHKDLFKDLEMGISAKLAPLLKAAMAQNQVSGEKYVGPWHDVGTPQRLQELNAAYE, from the coding sequence ATGTCTAAGAGCAATCTTCTTCCTTGCTTTTTATTAGCCGCTGGTAGAGGCGAGCGTATGCGCCCTTTAACAGATAATTTACCTAAGCCTTTGCTCACCATTAAAAATAAATCATTGCTTGCGTGGCATCTAGAAGCACTAGCAAATGCGGGGATTGAAAAGGTGGTGATCAATCACGCATGGTTGGGTGAAAAGATTGAAGTCTCCTTAGGCGATGGGCATCAATTTGGCCTTAATATCCAATACTCACCGGAAGGCACTGCTTTAGAAACCGCGGGCGGCATAGTCAAGGCGCTACCCATCCTTCAAGCTGAAGATTATTTTTTGGTGATCAATGGGGATGTATTTAGTCCGAACTTACCAGTGAGCAAAATTTTGGGGATAGCTTCTAAGTTAAGAAATGGCTCCAACAAAATCTTAGCTCACCTCCTCCTAGTGCCAAACCCCAGTCACCATCCTGATGGTGACTTTTATCTTAAAGAGGCACAGGTAAACCCTCAGGATCCTGGAGGAGCTGAAAAGTTGACCTTTTCAGGTATTGGCATCTACCACAAAGATCTCTTTAAGGATCTAGAAATGGGTATCTCAGCTAAGCTGGCGCCCCTCCTCAAAGCTGCCATGGCGCAAAATCAAGTGTCTGGTGAAAAATATGTCGGTCCGTGGCACGATGTAGGTACGCCACAACGCTTACAAGAGCTCAACGCAGCATATGAATAA